The following coding sequences are from one Acidobacteriota bacterium window:
- a CDS encoding M20/M25/M40 family metallo-hydrolase: MNTKPALLTLLLLTYPVVAQTSPAAQAARQYRQQHEHEIMAEYTRLLAIPNVASDLPNIRRNAALIVELLQKRGVKTQLLELPDVPPVVYGEINTPGATRTLIFYAHYDGQPVEPAKWVGGDPFKPILRSASLEAGGKDIPFPAKGQPFDPEWRLYARSTGDDKAPIITICAALDAMRANNITPQANLKFFFEGEEEAGSAHLEQFVAKYKDLLKADAWLICDGPVDQTRRQQIYFGARGVTGLEVTVYGPRRELHSGHYGNWAPNPALMLAKLLASMKDDDGRVLIKGYYDGIEPLSATELRAFAEAPDNDALLKRELGLGWSEGGGKRLSEMLNLPSLNIRGFVSSSVGATARNVVPSTATASLDIRLVKGLDHRRAVDLVVEHIRAQGYYIVEADPDDATRLKYPKIAKVMRQGGYNASKTSMDLPISQAIIAAVASAVESTRGPVIKMPTLGGSVPLYIFTDHLKTPCIGVPIANHDNNQHSANENMRLQNLWDGIETMAVLLTMK; encoded by the coding sequence ATGAACACCAAACCCGCCCTCTTGACCTTGCTGTTGCTGACTTATCCGGTGGTTGCCCAAACATCCCCCGCCGCCCAAGCCGCGCGCCAATACCGCCAGCAGCACGAGCACGAGATCATGGCCGAATACACGCGCCTGCTCGCCATCCCCAACGTCGCCTCTGATCTGCCCAACATCCGCCGCAATGCCGCGCTAATCGTCGAGCTGCTGCAAAAACGCGGCGTCAAAACCCAATTGCTGGAATTGCCCGATGTGCCGCCTGTCGTTTATGGCGAAATCAATACGCCCGGCGCGACGCGCACATTGATCTTTTACGCCCACTACGACGGCCAGCCGGTCGAACCGGCCAAGTGGGTGGGCGGTGATCCGTTCAAACCAATCCTGCGTTCGGCCTCGCTCGAAGCGGGCGGCAAAGACATTCCGTTCCCCGCCAAAGGTCAGCCCTTCGATCCCGAATGGCGCTTGTACGCGCGTTCGACCGGCGATGACAAAGCGCCGATTATCACCATCTGCGCCGCGCTCGACGCCATGCGCGCCAACAACATCACACCCCAAGCCAATCTCAAATTCTTTTTTGAAGGCGAAGAGGAAGCCGGTTCGGCGCATCTGGAACAATTCGTCGCCAAATACAAAGACCTGCTCAAAGCCGATGCCTGGCTGATATGCGACGGCCCCGTAGACCAAACACGCCGCCAACAAATCTATTTCGGCGCGCGCGGCGTGACCGGTCTTGAGGTTACTGTGTACGGCCCGCGCCGCGAATTGCACAGCGGCCATTACGGCAATTGGGCGCCCAATCCGGCGTTGATGCTGGCCAAGCTGCTGGCTTCGATGAAAGACGATGACGGGCGCGTGCTGATCAAAGGCTATTACGACGGCATCGAACCGCTCAGCGCCACCGAACTGCGCGCTTTTGCTGAAGCGCCCGACAACGACGCGCTGCTCAAACGCGAACTCGGTCTGGGTTGGAGCGAAGGCGGCGGCAAACGCTTGAGCGAAATGCTCAACTTGCCCTCGCTTAACATTCGCGGCTTCGTCAGCTCTTCAGTCGGCGCGACCGCCCGCAACGTCGTGCCCTCGACCGCCACGGCCTCGCTCGACATCCGCCTGGTCAAAGGCCTCGACCATCGCCGCGCCGTAGACTTAGTCGTCGAACACATCCGCGCCCAGGGCTACTACATCGTCGAAGCTGACCCCGACGACGCCACGCGCCTGAAATATCCCAAGATCGCCAAAGTCATGCGCCAGGGCGGCTACAACGCGTCCAAAACTTCGATGGACCTGCCCATCTCCCAAGCCATCATCGCCGCCGTCGCTAGTGCTGTTGAAAGTACCCGCGGCCCGGTCATCAAAATGCCCACGCTGGGCGGCAGCGTGCCGCTGTACATTTTCACCGACCATCTGAAAACGCCCTGCATCGGCGTGCCGATTGCCAATCACGACAACAACCAGCACAGCGCGAACGAGAATATGCGGTTGCAGAATTTGTGGGATGGGATTGAGACGATGGCGGTGTTGTTGACGATGAAGTGA
- a CDS encoding YkgJ family cysteine cluster protein yields the protein MTPYEQLVQTVDALTTQLAQRYAAHLACRAGCSGCCQHHLSVFPVEAACIAATLDELPPDLRTRIEQQAAEVNQREARGEPVACPLLVNERCAIYESRPLICRTQGLPLLFEAEDGAPEVDFCPLNFTTPEAVNELDEEHLVPLDELNTRLALANLQHCRDGGIADQDSGKRQRMSAIILKSQI from the coding sequence ATGACTCCTTACGAACAACTCGTTCAAACCGTTGACGCCCTGACTACGCAACTCGCCCAGCGCTACGCCGCGCATCTGGCCTGCCGCGCCGGGTGCAGCGGCTGCTGTCAGCATCATCTTTCTGTCTTTCCAGTGGAAGCCGCGTGTATCGCCGCCACCTTGGACGAATTGCCGCCAGACCTGCGCACACGCATCGAACAGCAAGCCGCTGAGGTCAACCAACGCGAAGCACGAGGCGAACCCGTCGCCTGTCCGCTGCTCGTGAATGAACGCTGTGCAATCTACGAATCACGCCCGCTGATCTGCCGCACCCAAGGCTTGCCGCTGCTCTTCGAGGCCGAAGACGGCGCGCCGGAAGTAGACTTTTGCCCGCTCAATTTCACCACGCCCGAAGCGGTGAATGAACTGGACGAAGAGCATCTGGTGCCGCTTGACGAATTAAACACGCGTCTGGCGCTGGCAAATTTGCAGCATTGCCGTGATGGCGGCATTGCCGATCAAGACAGCGGCAAACGCCAGCGGATGAGCGCCATCATTTTGAAATCTCAAATTTGA
- a CDS encoding UPF0175 family protein, whose translation MSETTTIYDVLALARTLTLADRSRLARLFTRAENTPLPERASLDEALELYLADACSLGRAAELSGVTRWKIIAYLKERGIPVLALGEQTAHELDAQAEQLEREGIL comes from the coding sequence ATGTCTGAGACAACTACGATATACGACGTGCTCGCCCTGGCGCGCACGCTTACCCTTGCCGACCGTTCGCGCCTGGCAAGGCTATTCACCCGTGCGGAAAATACACCGCTGCCAGAGCGCGCTTCCCTTGACGAGGCGCTTGAATTGTATCTGGCGGATGCTTGCAGCCTGGGACGGGCGGCTGAACTTTCGGGTGTCACGCGCTGGAAGATCATCGCTTATTTGAAGGAACGCGGCATCCCGGTGCTGGCACTGGGCGAGCAAACCGCCCACGAGTTGGATGCCCAGGCGGAGCAACTCGAACGGGAAGGAATCCTGTGA
- a CDS encoding cytoplasmic protein produces the protein MKKLFTLVGLVSLLLLCMRWGSAVPQDLDPLKVASDTHKLLFENRFVRVLEVHVPPGKTEPWHQHGNRVVVYLSDYHTRITERGGQPQENLRKAGLARWSEPTIHQVENIGKTEGRVISVELK, from the coding sequence ATGAAAAAGCTGTTCACACTGGTTGGTTTAGTGTCGCTGCTGCTGCTTTGCATGCGTTGGGGCAGCGCCGTCCCGCAAGACCTCGATCCGCTAAAAGTGGCGAGCGACACGCACAAGCTGCTCTTTGAGAACCGCTTTGTGCGCGTGTTGGAAGTCCACGTGCCGCCCGGCAAAACCGAACCCTGGCACCAGCATGGCAATCGCGTAGTTGTTTACCTCTCGGATTACCACACACGCATCACCGAACGCGGCGGCCAGCCACAAGAGAACCTGCGCAAAGCCGGACTGGCGCGTTGGAGCGAACCCACCATTCACCAGGTCGAGAACATCGGCAAAACCGAGGGGCGCGTCATCAGCGTGGAACTCAAATAA
- the lysS gene encoding lysine--tRNA ligase, protein MLEQDNDQIQQRRQHLADIAGLGHAAYPHRFDRTHTISQAAEGYQSFAGKKEGAELEQVNAELKAVTDGAVRLAGRIMTQRLMGKAAFANLTDGLKQLQVYLRKNDIGDEAWALYQKLDLGDWVGVEGFLFITKTGELSLHVHKLEFLAKALLPMPDKYHGVQDKELRYRQRYVDLIASSSAAHLHEEATALTSREVFERRAQIIREVRHYFDSRGYVEVETPMLTPLATGAAARPFKTHHNALDIELFARIAPELYLKRLIVGGFERVYEINRNFRNEGLSYKHNPEFTMLEWYQAYSDYRDLMDLTEELLTLLADRVCGTRQVPYQGQTINFDNWQRLTMREAVLKYWPDDKADAQPSLDGLLERGALEQAAAAAEMNFDPKLNDGQLLGALFERVAEPHLLDPTFIIEYPTELSPLSKQNQTDPRFVDRFELFIASMEVANGFSELNDPIEQRRRFEEQMQQRAGGDDEAMVMDEDYIRALSYGMPPTAGEGIGIDRVVMLLTNQHSIRDVILFPHMRPESK, encoded by the coding sequence TTGCTAGAGCAAGACAACGATCAGATTCAACAGCGGCGGCAACATCTCGCTGACATTGCGGGCTTGGGCCACGCCGCCTATCCGCACCGCTTCGACCGCACACACACGATTTCGCAGGCGGCCGAGGGCTACCAGTCCTTCGCCGGCAAGAAAGAAGGCGCGGAACTTGAGCAGGTCAACGCCGAGCTGAAAGCCGTGACTGACGGCGCGGTGCGGCTGGCCGGACGCATCATGACCCAGCGGCTGATGGGCAAGGCGGCCTTTGCCAATTTGACCGACGGGTTGAAGCAGTTGCAGGTTTACCTGCGCAAAAACGACATTGGCGACGAAGCCTGGGCGCTCTATCAAAAGCTCGATCTGGGCGATTGGGTGGGCGTCGAAGGCTTTCTGTTCATCACGAAAACAGGCGAACTTTCGCTGCACGTGCATAAGCTGGAATTCCTGGCCAAGGCCTTGTTGCCGATGCCGGACAAGTATCACGGCGTGCAGGACAAGGAATTGCGCTACCGGCAACGGTATGTGGATTTGATCGCGAGCAGTTCGGCGGCGCATTTGCACGAAGAGGCGACCGCGCTGACTTCGCGCGAGGTCTTTGAGCGACGCGCGCAGATCATCCGCGAGGTGCGGCACTATTTCGACTCGCGCGGCTATGTCGAAGTCGAGACGCCAATGCTGACGCCGCTCGCGACGGGCGCGGCGGCGCGGCCTTTCAAGACACATCACAACGCGTTGGACATTGAACTCTTTGCCCGCATCGCGCCGGAGCTGTATCTGAAACGCCTGATCGTGGGCGGCTTTGAGCGCGTTTATGAAATCAACCGCAACTTCCGCAACGAGGGGCTGTCGTACAAGCACAACCCCGAATTCACGATGCTGGAATGGTATCAGGCCTATTCGGACTATCGTGACCTGATGGATTTGACCGAGGAGTTACTGACGCTGCTGGCCGACCGCGTCTGCGGCACGCGGCAGGTGCCGTATCAGGGTCAGACGATCAATTTCGACAACTGGCAACGGCTGACGATGCGCGAAGCCGTGTTGAAGTACTGGCCCGACGACAAGGCGGACGCGCAGCCTTCGCTGGACGGGTTGCTGGAACGCGGCGCGCTGGAACAGGCAGCGGCGGCGGCGGAAATGAACTTCGATCCGAAGCTGAATGACGGGCAATTGCTGGGCGCGCTTTTCGAGCGCGTCGCCGAGCCGCATCTGCTTGATCCGACTTTCATCATCGAATACCCGACCGAGCTGTCGCCGCTGTCGAAACAGAACCAGACCGACCCGCGTTTTGTGGATCGGTTTGAGTTGTTCATCGCTTCGATGGAAGTTGCGAATGGCTTTTCGGAGTTGAATGACCCGATTGAACAGCGCCGCCGCTTTGAAGAGCAGATGCAACAGCGCGCGGGCGGCGACGACGAAGCGATGGTGATGGACGAAGATTACATCCGCGCGTTGTCTTATGGCATGCCCCCAACGGCGGGCGAAGGTATCGGCATTGACCGTGTGGTGATGCTGCTGACCAATCAACATTCGATTCGCGACGTAATTCTCTTCCCGCACATGCGGCCCGAAAGCAAATAA
- a CDS encoding acetylxylan esterase: MSARYLGCFVLLSMSAYLAAITLTRPTAAARDKEQARNRAAFLKLIERPRVPLAPEVKELGAADDLAQTQFSYAAEANQRVPGLLVKQAKASGRRPVVIALHGTGGNKESQLALLQDLARLGFIGVAIDGRYHGARTKAGKGSEGYSAAMLRTYRTGKELPFLYDTVWDVLRLLDYLETRADVDAQRIGLIGFSKGGMETYLAAAVDARIAVAVPCIGVQSFRWALDQNAWQSRVGTFQTAINGAAIVEGVTDINSAFVRKFYDRVMPGIYGEFDGPEMLPLIAPRPLLVINGDSDARTPLPGLMECVERARTAYSNAKADEKFVFRLQEKTGHAVTPAARQAALDWFGKWLKP; encoded by the coding sequence ATGAGCGCACGTTATCTTGGCTGTTTTGTGCTGCTATCAATGAGCGCCTATCTTGCAGCCATAACTTTAACCCGGCCCACGGCAGCGGCCCGCGACAAAGAGCAGGCCCGCAACCGCGCGGCATTTCTAAAGCTGATTGAGCGCCCGCGCGTGCCGCTCGCTCCGGAAGTCAAAGAGTTGGGCGCAGCGGACGATCTCGCGCAAACGCAGTTCAGCTACGCCGCCGAAGCCAATCAACGTGTTCCGGGCTTGCTGGTCAAGCAAGCCAAAGCCAGTGGCCGCCGCCCCGTCGTGATCGCGTTGCACGGCACGGGCGGCAACAAAGAAAGCCAGTTGGCGCTATTGCAAGACCTGGCGCGGCTCGGTTTCATCGGCGTGGCGATTGACGGGCGCTATCACGGCGCGCGCACCAAGGCGGGCAAAGGCTCTGAGGGATACAGCGCAGCCATGCTGCGCACCTATCGCACCGGCAAAGAGTTGCCCTTCCTTTACGACACCGTTTGGGACGTGCTGCGCTTGTTGGATTATCTGGAAACGCGCGCCGATGTGGATGCACAACGCATCGGCCTGATCGGCTTTTCAAAAGGCGGGATGGAAACCTATCTGGCCGCCGCCGTGGATGCGCGCATCGCTGTCGCAGTGCCCTGCATCGGCGTGCAAAGTTTTCGCTGGGCGCTCGATCAAAATGCCTGGCAGTCGCGCGTGGGCACCTTCCAAACCGCCATCAATGGCGCAGCCATAGTCGAAGGCGTCACTGACATCAACAGCGCGTTTGTGCGCAAGTTTTATGATCGTGTGATGCCGGGGATTTATGGTGAATTCGATGGGCCGGAAATGTTGCCGCTGATCGCGCCGCGCCCCTTGCTGGTCATCAATGGCGATTCGGATGCGCGCACGCCGCTGCCCGGTTTGATGGAATGCGTTGAACGAGCGCGCACGGCGTACAGCAACGCCAAAGCGGACGAGAAGTTTGTCTTTCGACTTCAAGAAAAGACCGGCCACGCTGTCACGCCCGCCGCGCGGCAAGCGGCGTTGGATTGGTTTGGCAAATGGCTGAAACCATAA